The segment AACTGCAAGTTCTGCTGAAGATACTGAAGTTCCTCTATCATTGTGAGGATGGACGCTTATTATAAGGGCATCTCTATTATTCAAATTATTGCACATCCACTCTATTCTATCAGCATAAATATTTGCAGTGCAGGCTTCTAGAGTATTTGGTAAGTTTATTATCATCTTGTTTTGTACTGTTGGTTTTACTACATCAATTACTTTATTACATATTTTTACTGCAAACGCTAAATTGGTTTGAGAAAAACTCTCTGGGGAATAATCATATGTAACATTTCCCTCAAAATCTTTTGTAAGTTCCCTTAAGTATTTCATAGACTCAACTGCCATGTCTATTATCTCTTCATCACTTTTTTGAAAAACTACTCTTCTTTGGAACTCATTTGTGGGATTGTATAAATGAAAAATTCCATTTTTTACTCCCCTCATAGCTTCAACACTTCTTTTTATCCACTCTTTTTTTGCTGGAATCAATACTTGAATAGCAACATCATCAGGTATTAGATTTTCTTCAATTAATTTTCTAGTAAAATTAAAATCAGTATCACTAGCACTTGGATAACTTACTTCTATTTGTTTAAATCCCATTTTTACTAAAGTATTAAAATACTCTAACTTTTGCTCAATATTTAAAGGATTTACCAAAGCTTGGTTTCCATCTCTTAAATCAACACTTCCATAAATAGGTGCTTTTGTGATTTGATTATTTGGCCAAGTACGTACGAAATCTTTGACAATAGGATATTGTCTATATTTTTTATATGTCATTTTATTCTCCATGAATTTATATATTTTGCAAATATTTG is part of the Arcobacter arenosus genome and harbors:
- a CDS encoding 2-isopropylmalate synthase, producing MTYKKYRQYPIVKDFVRTWPNNQITKAPIYGSVDLRDGNQALVNPLNIEQKLEYFNTLVKMGFKQIEVSYPSASDTDFNFTRKLIEENLIPDDVAIQVLIPAKKEWIKRSVEAMRGVKNGIFHLYNPTNEFQRRVVFQKSDEEIIDMAVESMKYLRELTKDFEGNVTYDYSPESFSQTNLAFAVKICNKVIDVVKPTVQNKMIINLPNTLEACTANIYADRIEWMCNNLNNRDALIISVHPHNDRGTSVSSAELAVLAGANRIEGTLFGNGERAGNLDLVNFAFNLHSQGIDSKLDLSIIDEVKKMYENLTKLNINPRHPYVGDMIFTAFSGGHQDAIKKGIDFYRKENCQEWNVPYLPIDPKDIKRGYEDVIRVNSQSGKGGVAFIISEFFGDDLDKQQAKEFGLLVKKESDKVQRELSKEEIIGLYKGYKEK